One region of Clavibacter michiganensis subsp. tessellarius genomic DNA includes:
- a CDS encoding uroporphyrinogen-III synthase, which translates to MTATDQKPLKGWRVLVPRGGPWGDGVAYDLRAQGATPVVAPMINFAATQDAQALERALADLAAGSFDWLTVTSATTVDVLASHRAVVPVGTRIAAVGETTAAALVAAGYTVDFVPSIESSATALLEEWTEMDAGSPRRRVLTLRSEIAKPTLTDGLIARGHDVRSVVAYRTVGVPVSDRIREDVASGRVRAILVTSGSVAEQVHQQLGDVPDGVVIACIGPRTAKDARRSGVRVDVVAPERSAASLIQSLVDLARHQEPRTDTAGLSGLADLLDRNTTE; encoded by the coding sequence ATGACCGCGACGGACCAAAAGCCCCTGAAGGGCTGGCGCGTGCTCGTGCCCCGCGGCGGGCCGTGGGGCGACGGCGTGGCGTACGACCTGCGCGCGCAGGGGGCGACCCCGGTGGTCGCGCCCATGATCAACTTCGCCGCCACGCAGGACGCGCAGGCGCTGGAGCGCGCCCTCGCCGACCTCGCCGCGGGGTCCTTCGACTGGCTCACCGTCACGAGCGCCACCACGGTCGACGTGCTGGCGTCGCACCGCGCCGTCGTGCCCGTGGGCACGCGCATCGCGGCGGTCGGCGAGACCACGGCGGCGGCCCTCGTCGCCGCGGGCTACACGGTCGACTTCGTGCCGTCCATCGAGTCCTCCGCCACCGCGCTCCTCGAGGAGTGGACGGAGATGGACGCGGGGTCCCCGCGCCGTCGCGTCCTCACGCTCCGCTCCGAGATCGCCAAGCCCACCCTCACCGACGGCCTCATCGCGCGTGGTCACGACGTGCGCTCGGTCGTCGCGTACCGCACGGTCGGCGTGCCCGTCAGCGACCGGATCCGCGAGGACGTCGCCTCGGGCCGCGTCCGCGCGATCCTCGTCACCTCGGGCAGCGTCGCGGAGCAGGTGCACCAGCAGCTCGGCGACGTGCCGGACGGCGTGGTCATCGCCTGCATCGGGCCGCGCACCGCGAAGGACGCCCGGCGCTCGGGCGTCCGCGTCGACGTGGTCGCGCCGGAGCGCTCGGCTGCGTCCCTCATCCAGTCCCTCGTCGACCTCGCCCGCCATCAGGAGCCGCGCACCGACACCGCGGGGCTCAGCGGCCTCGCCGACCTCCTCGATCGGAACACCACGGAATGA
- the hemB gene encoding porphobilinogen synthase, with product MTSPYYRPRRLRTSPAMRRLTAETRLHAADLVLPMFVREGLTEASPITSMPGVSQHSLDSLRRALVEAAEAGIGGVMLFGVPEVRDAEGSGASDPEGILNVATRVAVEEVGDALVVQTDLCLDEFTDHGHCGVLDAHGVVDNDRTLDRYRAMGLAQAEAGSHLLGLSGMMDGQVGAVREALDDAGHHDVAILAYAAKYASAFYGPFREAVDSQLVGDRRTYQMDNGNRREALREVELDIEEGADVVMVKPAMSYLDILADVAATSSVPVWAYQISGEYAMIEAAAQNGWIDRERAIEESVLGIKRAGADAILTYWAVELAERLARR from the coding sequence ATGACCTCCCCCTACTACCGCCCGCGCCGCCTCCGCACCTCGCCGGCCATGCGCCGGCTCACGGCGGAGACGCGCCTGCACGCGGCCGACCTCGTGCTGCCGATGTTCGTGCGCGAGGGCCTCACGGAGGCGTCGCCCATCACGTCGATGCCCGGCGTCTCGCAGCACTCGCTCGACAGCCTGCGCCGCGCGCTCGTCGAGGCGGCCGAAGCGGGCATCGGTGGCGTCATGCTCTTCGGCGTGCCCGAGGTGCGCGACGCCGAGGGCTCGGGCGCGAGCGACCCCGAGGGCATCCTCAACGTCGCCACGCGCGTCGCGGTGGAGGAGGTCGGCGACGCGCTCGTCGTGCAGACCGACCTGTGCCTCGACGAGTTCACCGACCACGGCCACTGCGGCGTCCTCGACGCCCACGGCGTGGTCGACAACGACCGCACCCTCGACCGCTACCGCGCCATGGGCCTCGCCCAGGCGGAGGCGGGATCCCACCTCCTCGGCCTCAGCGGCATGATGGACGGCCAGGTCGGCGCCGTCCGCGAGGCCCTCGACGACGCCGGGCACCACGACGTCGCGATCCTCGCCTACGCCGCGAAGTACGCGAGCGCCTTCTACGGCCCGTTCCGCGAGGCCGTCGACTCGCAGCTCGTGGGCGACCGCCGCACCTACCAGATGGACAACGGCAACCGCCGCGAGGCCCTCCGCGAGGTGGAGCTCGACATCGAGGAGGGCGCCGACGTCGTCATGGTGAAGCCCGCCATGAGCTACCTCGACATCCTCGCCGACGTCGCCGCCACGAGCAGCGTGCCGGTGTGGGCGTACCAGATCTCGGGCGAGTACGCGATGATCGAGGCCGCCGCGCAGAACGGCTGGATCGACCGCGAGCGCGCCATCGAGGAGAGCGTCCTCGGCATCAAGCGGGCCGGCGCCGACGCGATCCTCACCTACTGGGCCGTCGAGCTGGCCGAGCGCCTCGCCCGGCGCTGA
- the hemL gene encoding glutamate-1-semialdehyde 2,1-aminomutase, protein MTHSQDLFDRARDVIPGGVNSPVRAFGSVGGTPRMMVKAAGPYVTDADGVEYVDLVNSWGPAILGHARPEVVRAVQDAAALGLGFGATTPAETELAELVTERVRVAGVDGSADRRPVEKLRLVSTGTEATMTAIRLARGFTGRDLLVKFAGHYHGHSDSLLAEAGSGVATLALPGSAGIPEAIAAQTIVVPYNDLDAVRAVFAEHGPRIAAVITEAAAANMGVVPPLPGFTAELARIAHDNGSLLISDEVLTGFRVHPAGYWGLDNAGLAADHPDAWTPDLVTYGKVIGGGLPVAALGGRADVMDHLAPLGPVYQAGTLSGNPVAVAAGLTTLRLADADVYRALEIAADILIYAVQLAFDRAGLAYSVQRAGSLFSFTFGTPPERGIVDYATVQAQETWRYPAFFHAMLDQGVSLPPSVFEAWFVSAAMDEASLDRVIRALPAAARAAADARPPA, encoded by the coding sequence GTGACCCACTCCCAGGACCTCTTCGACCGCGCACGCGACGTCATCCCCGGCGGCGTGAACTCGCCCGTCCGCGCCTTCGGCTCCGTCGGCGGCACCCCCCGCATGATGGTCAAGGCCGCCGGCCCCTACGTCACCGACGCGGACGGCGTGGAGTACGTCGACCTCGTCAACTCGTGGGGCCCCGCGATCCTCGGCCACGCCCGGCCCGAGGTCGTCCGGGCCGTGCAGGACGCGGCCGCGCTCGGCCTCGGCTTCGGCGCCACCACGCCCGCGGAGACGGAGCTCGCCGAGCTCGTCACCGAGCGCGTGCGCGTCGCGGGCGTCGACGGATCCGCCGACCGCCGGCCCGTCGAGAAGCTCCGCCTCGTGTCCACCGGCACCGAGGCCACCATGACCGCGATCCGCCTCGCCCGCGGGTTCACGGGCCGCGACCTCCTCGTGAAGTTCGCCGGCCACTACCACGGCCACTCCGACAGCCTCCTCGCCGAGGCGGGCTCGGGCGTCGCCACGCTCGCCCTCCCCGGCTCCGCGGGCATCCCCGAGGCCATCGCCGCGCAGACGATCGTCGTGCCCTACAACGACCTCGACGCCGTGCGCGCCGTGTTCGCCGAGCACGGCCCGCGCATCGCCGCCGTGATCACCGAGGCCGCCGCCGCGAACATGGGCGTCGTCCCGCCGCTGCCCGGCTTCACCGCCGAGCTCGCGCGCATCGCCCACGACAACGGATCCCTGCTCATCTCCGACGAGGTGCTCACCGGCTTCCGCGTGCACCCGGCCGGCTACTGGGGTCTCGACAACGCCGGCCTCGCGGCCGACCACCCGGACGCGTGGACGCCCGACCTCGTCACCTACGGCAAGGTCATCGGCGGCGGCCTCCCCGTCGCCGCGCTCGGCGGCCGCGCCGACGTGATGGACCACCTCGCGCCCCTCGGCCCCGTCTACCAGGCGGGGACGCTCTCCGGGAACCCGGTCGCCGTCGCCGCGGGCCTCACCACGCTCCGCCTCGCGGACGCCGACGTGTACCGCGCGCTGGAGATCGCCGCCGACATCCTGATCTACGCCGTGCAGCTCGCCTTCGACCGGGCCGGCCTCGCCTACTCCGTGCAGCGCGCGGGGAGCCTCTTCAGCTTCACCTTCGGCACGCCGCCCGAGCGCGGGATAGTCGACTACGCCACCGTGCAGGCGCAGGAGACCTGGCGCTACCCGGCCTTCTTCCACGCGATGCTCGACCAGGGCGTGAGCCTGCCGCCGTCGGTCTTCGAGGCGTGGTTCGTCTCGGCCGCGATGGACGAGGCCTCGCTCGACCGCGTGATCCGCGCCCTCCCGGCCGCCGCCCGCGCGGCCGCGGACGCCCGCCCGCCGGCCTGA
- a CDS encoding DNA/RNA non-specific endonuclease: MDGYDLDFLPIPLPLPDPPADARPVRLDYLHFSVLMDVDRRLAALTAVNIDGARLVDVERTDDWHLDPRLPEEQQCGPELYARNDIDRGHLVRRRDPVWGGIAEAARASADTFAYTNAAPQAAEFNQSKELWLGLEDFVLDNADLGDRRMTVFTGPVFSDDDPVYRGVRIPLMFWKIAAWVSGDRLAATAYLLDQAPQLGDLDRTTATADAPELGPYRTYQVAVSEIGALTGLDVAQLAAADRLGVPATARVGTPEDGRDAWVELERYAAITL; the protein is encoded by the coding sequence ATGGACGGCTACGACCTCGACTTCCTGCCCATCCCGCTCCCGCTGCCCGATCCCCCGGCCGACGCCCGGCCGGTGCGCCTCGACTACCTGCACTTCTCGGTGCTCATGGACGTCGATCGCCGGCTCGCCGCGCTCACGGCCGTGAACATCGACGGCGCCCGCCTCGTGGACGTGGAGCGCACGGACGACTGGCACCTGGATCCGCGCCTGCCCGAGGAGCAGCAGTGCGGCCCCGAGCTCTACGCGCGCAACGACATCGACCGCGGGCACCTGGTGCGCCGGCGGGACCCGGTGTGGGGCGGCATCGCCGAGGCGGCCCGCGCGAGCGCCGACACCTTCGCGTACACGAACGCGGCGCCCCAGGCGGCGGAGTTCAACCAGTCGAAGGAGCTGTGGCTCGGCCTCGAGGACTTCGTGCTCGACAACGCCGACCTCGGCGACCGGCGCATGACGGTCTTCACCGGGCCCGTCTTCTCGGACGACGACCCCGTGTACCGCGGCGTGCGGATCCCGCTGATGTTCTGGAAGATCGCGGCCTGGGTCTCGGGCGACCGGCTGGCGGCCACGGCCTACCTCCTCGACCAGGCCCCGCAGCTGGGCGACCTCGACCGGACGACCGCGACCGCGGACGCGCCCGAGCTCGGGCCGTACCGCACCTACCAGGTGGCCGTGTCCGAGATCGGCGCGCTCACGGGCCTCGACGTGGCGCAGCTCGCCGCCGCCGACCGGCTCGGGGTGCCCGCGACCGCGCGCGTCGGCACGCCGGAGGACGGCCGCGACGCCTGGGTCGAGCTGGAGCGGTACGCGGCGATCACGCTCTGA
- a CDS encoding heme oxygenase (biliverdin-producing), with translation MNVVPLTEALRDRARPRAEATDADEFMTALVTGRGCRDDYVALVAQHYFIYRAIEAATERMAADPVAARFIDPHLTRLPAIEADLDFLVGPDWRDVVRPLASTAAYVERIERVASVWVGGFVAHHYTRYLGDLSGGRLLRTLLQRQFGFDTNGVGLYLFAEIAEPRRFCSTYREALDQVPWDDDERARVVAEVEHAYRLTTDVFAELARGRATAPLRRA, from the coding sequence ATGAACGTCGTCCCCCTCACCGAGGCCCTCCGCGACCGCGCACGACCGCGCGCCGAGGCGACGGACGCGGACGAGTTCATGACGGCGCTGGTCACCGGCCGCGGCTGCCGCGACGACTACGTCGCCCTCGTCGCGCAGCACTACTTCATCTACCGCGCCATCGAGGCGGCGACGGAGCGCATGGCGGCGGATCCCGTCGCCGCCCGCTTCATCGACCCGCACCTCACCCGCCTCCCCGCCATCGAGGCCGACCTCGACTTCCTCGTGGGGCCCGACTGGCGCGACGTCGTGCGCCCGCTCGCGAGCACGGCCGCGTACGTCGAGCGGATCGAGCGGGTCGCCTCGGTGTGGGTCGGCGGCTTCGTCGCGCACCACTACACGCGCTACCTCGGCGACCTCTCCGGGGGCCGCCTCCTCCGCACGCTCCTCCAGCGGCAGTTCGGCTTCGACACGAACGGCGTCGGCCTCTACCTCTTCGCCGAGATCGCGGAGCCGCGCCGCTTCTGCAGCACCTACCGCGAGGCGCTCGACCAGGTCCCGTGGGACGACGACGAGCGCGCCCGCGTCGTCGCCGAGGTCGAGCACGCGTACCGGCTCACGACCGACGTCTTCGCGGAGCTCGCGCGGGGACGCGCCACGGCGCCGCTGCGGCGCGCCTGA
- a CDS encoding DUF1304 domain-containing protein codes for MTAVAATGTIFVGLAAVLHAFFFLLESVWFEKPFAWKRFGVADQEKALIIKPWAYNQGFYNLFLALGAGLGLILYFVGNVPAGLTLVLFTTACMVLASIIIASTGKKYLVPALVQGVPPLLGLVFFAAAS; via the coding sequence ATGACCGCAGTCGCCGCCACCGGCACCATCTTCGTCGGGCTCGCGGCCGTGCTGCACGCGTTCTTCTTCCTCCTCGAGAGCGTCTGGTTCGAGAAGCCCTTCGCCTGGAAGCGCTTCGGCGTCGCTGACCAGGAGAAGGCGCTCATCATCAAGCCGTGGGCCTACAACCAGGGCTTCTACAACCTGTTCCTCGCGCTCGGCGCGGGCCTCGGGCTCATCCTGTACTTCGTCGGCAACGTGCCCGCCGGCCTCACGCTCGTGCTCTTCACGACGGCGTGCATGGTGCTGGCCTCGATCATCATCGCGAGCACGGGCAAGAAGTACCTGGTCCCCGCGCTCGTCCAGGGCGTGCCGCCGCTGCTCGGCCTCGTCTTCTTCGCCGCGGCCTCCTGA
- a CDS encoding acryloyl-CoA reductase, with translation MTYRALVAEQTVADDGTEGIEVALRDLPDERATGGADGPAAGEVVLDVLHSSVNYKDGMLLDGRPGIARTSPLVAGIDAVGTVAASGSDAFSPGDLVVLNGAGLGESRDGGLAERVRVPADALVPVPDGISAARAAAIGTAGFTAMLSVLALERGGVEPGSGDVLVTGAGGGVGSVAVALLARLGHRVVASTGRVDELGDRLRALGAADVIDRSELGEPGKPLQRIRWAGAVDGVGSATLVNVLAQTRWGGVVTAAGLAQGPDLPGTVLPFILRAVTLAGINSVDAPAALRREAWGRLATDLDLGLLDSVTTTVPLDGAIAAGARILAGTSSGRIVVDVRA, from the coding sequence ATGACGTATCGCGCGCTCGTGGCCGAGCAGACCGTCGCCGACGACGGCACCGAGGGCATCGAGGTGGCGCTGCGCGACCTCCCCGACGAGCGGGCGACGGGCGGCGCCGACGGCCCGGCCGCCGGCGAGGTCGTGCTCGACGTCCTCCACTCGAGCGTCAACTACAAGGACGGCATGCTGCTCGACGGTCGCCCCGGCATCGCGCGCACGAGCCCGCTGGTGGCCGGCATCGACGCGGTCGGCACGGTCGCGGCGAGCGGATCCGACGCCTTCTCCCCCGGCGACCTCGTGGTGCTGAACGGCGCCGGCCTCGGCGAGAGCCGGGACGGCGGGCTCGCCGAGCGCGTTCGGGTGCCGGCCGACGCCCTCGTCCCTGTGCCCGACGGGATCTCCGCGGCGCGCGCGGCGGCGATCGGCACCGCCGGCTTCACCGCGATGCTCTCGGTGCTCGCGCTCGAGCGCGGCGGCGTGGAGCCCGGCTCCGGCGACGTGCTCGTCACGGGCGCGGGCGGCGGCGTCGGATCCGTCGCGGTCGCCCTCCTCGCGCGCCTCGGCCACCGGGTCGTCGCGAGCACCGGCCGCGTCGACGAGCTCGGCGACCGGCTGCGCGCGCTCGGCGCCGCCGACGTGATCGACCGCTCGGAGCTCGGCGAGCCCGGGAAGCCGCTGCAGCGCATCCGCTGGGCGGGCGCGGTCGACGGCGTGGGCAGCGCGACCCTCGTCAACGTGCTCGCGCAGACCCGGTGGGGCGGCGTCGTCACGGCGGCCGGCCTCGCGCAGGGGCCGGACCTGCCGGGCACCGTGCTCCCGTTCATCCTCCGGGCCGTGACGCTCGCGGGCATCAACTCCGTCGACGCGCCCGCCGCGCTCCGGCGCGAGGCGTGGGGCCGGCTCGCGACCGACCTCGACCTCGGGCTGCTCGACTCGGTCACCACGACCGTGCCCCTGGACGGCGCGATCGCGGCCGGCGCGCGGATCCTCGCGGGCACCTCCAGCGGCCGGATCGTCGTGGACGTGCGCGCCTAG
- a CDS encoding 6-phosphofructokinase — protein MRIGILTSGGDCPGLNAVIRGAVLKGTTIHKQEFVGFRDGWRGVVDGDVMPLARRDIQGIGKQGGTILGTSRTNPFEGDGGVERIQENLDRLGIDAILAIGGEGTLAAAKRLTDAGLKIVGVPKTVDNDLDATDYTFGFDTAVQIATDAMDRLRTTGDSHSRCMVAEVMGRHVGWIALHSGMAAGAHAILIPEQKTSMDEIIAWVRSAYDRGRAPLVVVAEGFVPEHASDAHGERGLDAFGRPRLGGIGEQLAPIIEERTGIETRATTLGHIQRGGTPSSYDRVLATRLGLAAVDSVRDGHWGRMVALRGTDIVHVGFEEALGRLKTVPQHRYDEAAILFG, from the coding sequence GTGCGCATCGGAATCCTCACCTCAGGCGGAGACTGCCCCGGACTCAACGCGGTGATCCGCGGGGCGGTGCTCAAGGGAACGACCATCCACAAGCAGGAGTTCGTGGGCTTCCGCGACGGCTGGCGGGGCGTCGTCGACGGCGACGTCATGCCGCTCGCGCGCCGCGACATCCAGGGCATCGGCAAGCAGGGCGGCACGATCCTCGGCACCAGCCGCACGAACCCGTTCGAGGGCGACGGCGGCGTGGAGCGGATCCAGGAGAACCTCGACCGCCTCGGCATCGACGCGATCCTCGCCATCGGCGGCGAGGGCACGCTCGCGGCGGCGAAGCGCCTCACCGACGCCGGCCTCAAGATCGTCGGCGTCCCCAAGACCGTCGACAACGACCTCGACGCCACCGACTACACGTTCGGCTTCGACACCGCGGTGCAGATCGCGACCGACGCCATGGACCGCCTCCGCACCACGGGCGACTCGCACAGCCGCTGCATGGTGGCCGAGGTGATGGGCCGCCACGTCGGCTGGATCGCGCTGCACTCCGGCATGGCCGCGGGCGCGCACGCGATCCTCATCCCGGAGCAGAAGACGTCGATGGACGAGATCATCGCGTGGGTCCGCTCGGCCTACGACCGCGGGCGCGCGCCGCTCGTCGTGGTGGCGGAGGGCTTCGTGCCCGAGCACGCGTCGGACGCGCACGGCGAGCGCGGGCTCGACGCCTTCGGCCGCCCGCGGCTCGGCGGCATCGGCGAGCAGCTCGCGCCGATCATCGAGGAGCGCACCGGCATCGAGACGCGCGCCACGACCCTCGGCCACATCCAGCGCGGCGGCACCCCGTCCTCCTACGACCGCGTGCTCGCGACCCGCCTCGGCCTCGCCGCGGTCGACAGCGTGCGCGACGGCCACTGGGGCCGCATGGTCGCGCTCCGCGGCACCGACATCGTGCACGTGGGCTTCGAGGAGGCGCTCGGCCGCCTCAAGACCGTGCCGCAGCACCGGTACGACGAGGCCGCGATCCTCTTCGGCTGA
- a CDS encoding nucleoside/nucleotide kinase family protein has protein sequence MDTEPDARPHPSPRPVDDLDALARRALGLVRDCRRAILAIAGSPGAGKTTLARALVARVDALAGAGTAAYVPMDGFHLANATLDRLGRHNRKGAIDTFDGWGVLALVRRLRAETGHAVYAPSFDRAVNEGVAGAIAVEAGARLVVVEGNYLLVDEDPWALLRAEVDEAWFCATPGDERFARLVDRHTTGGRAPDAAEAWAREVDGANAVLIEGTRGRADLVVAGTAPGVPAAVDG, from the coding sequence ATGGACACCGAGCCGGACGCGCGCCCGCACCCCTCCCCCCGCCCCGTCGACGACCTCGACGCGCTCGCCCGCCGCGCGCTCGGGCTCGTGCGCGACTGCCGTCGGGCGATCCTCGCCATCGCCGGCAGCCCGGGCGCCGGCAAGACCACGCTCGCGCGGGCGCTCGTGGCCCGCGTCGACGCGCTCGCCGGCGCGGGCACCGCCGCGTACGTGCCCATGGACGGCTTCCACCTGGCGAACGCGACGCTCGACCGGCTGGGCCGGCACAACCGCAAGGGCGCGATCGACACGTTCGACGGATGGGGCGTGCTGGCGCTCGTGCGGCGGCTGCGGGCCGAGACCGGGCACGCGGTCTACGCGCCGTCGTTCGACCGCGCCGTCAACGAGGGCGTCGCGGGGGCGATCGCGGTGGAGGCGGGCGCGCGCCTCGTCGTGGTCGAGGGCAACTACCTGCTCGTGGACGAGGATCCGTGGGCGCTGCTGCGCGCGGAGGTCGACGAGGCGTGGTTCTGCGCGACGCCGGGCGACGAGCGGTTCGCGCGCCTGGTCGACCGGCACACGACGGGCGGCCGGGCGCCCGACGCCGCGGAGGCGTGGGCCCGCGAGGTCGACGGCGCGAACGCGGTGCTCATCGAGGGGACGCGCGGGCGGGCCGACCTCGTGGTGGCGGGCACGGCGCCGGGCGTCCCGGCGGCGGTCGACGGGTAG
- a CDS encoding pyridoxamine 5'-phosphate oxidase family protein, translated as MTDTTNDHQDDRARVAELVKSARIALLTTVNAHGQLVSRPLASQERDFDGDLWFFTQDPSDKTAEIRANDQVNVSLQSGDGFLSIAGTAEITRDRARIDELWSTGAEAWFEGGKDDPTVALIRVHADAAEYWYQDTPKPIALIKYAKAAITGERPKDVGEHGTVEL; from the coding sequence ATGACCGACACCACGAACGACCACCAGGACGACCGCGCGCGCGTCGCCGAGCTCGTGAAGAGCGCCCGCATCGCGCTCCTCACCACCGTCAACGCGCACGGGCAGCTCGTGAGCCGCCCGCTCGCCAGCCAGGAGCGCGACTTCGACGGCGACCTGTGGTTCTTCACGCAGGATCCGAGCGACAAGACCGCCGAGATCCGCGCGAACGACCAGGTGAACGTGTCGCTGCAGTCGGGCGACGGGTTCCTCTCCATCGCCGGCACCGCGGAGATCACCCGCGACCGCGCGCGCATCGACGAGCTGTGGTCGACGGGCGCCGAGGCGTGGTTCGAGGGCGGCAAGGACGACCCGACGGTCGCGCTGATCCGCGTGCACGCCGACGCGGCCGAGTACTGGTACCAGGACACCCCGAAGCCGATCGCGCTCATCAAGTACGCCAAGGCCGCGATCACGGGCGAGCGCCCGAAGGACGTCGGGGAGCACGGCACCGTCGAGCTCTGA
- a CDS encoding DNA-3-methyladenine glycosylase family protein — protein sequence MDEGGGEATAPDARTAYVPDREVDLRLVLRPLFRGVADPTCRWDPAPPGSRRTGVWRTARTPLGNASLRLDARPGGGVDARAWGPGAEWVIEGVPELLGEGDDWSDLDVSAHPLLRDARRRLPALRLMRTNHVLEAMASAVLEQKVTGLEARRAWRQLVLAHGEPAPGPAPVGMRVLPSPERWRLIPSWEWHRAGVDPKRSRTLIAAASSAAGLERTLALGRGSEEITRRLRSIPGVGIWTAAETTQRAHGDPDSVSVGDYHVHDTVGWALVGHPVDDDGMLELLEPWRGHRQRVMRLIEASGFRKPRFGPRMTVQDHRGH from the coding sequence ATGGACGAGGGCGGCGGCGAGGCGACCGCCCCCGACGCGCGCACCGCGTACGTGCCCGACCGCGAGGTCGACCTCCGGCTCGTGCTCCGCCCGCTCTTCCGCGGCGTCGCGGATCCGACCTGCCGCTGGGATCCGGCCCCGCCCGGATCCCGCCGCACGGGCGTCTGGCGCACGGCCCGCACGCCGCTCGGGAACGCGTCCCTGCGGCTCGACGCCCGGCCCGGCGGCGGCGTCGACGCGCGCGCCTGGGGCCCCGGCGCCGAGTGGGTGATCGAGGGCGTGCCCGAGCTGCTGGGGGAGGGCGACGACTGGTCCGACCTCGACGTGTCGGCCCATCCGCTCCTCCGCGACGCGCGCCGCCGCCTGCCCGCGCTCCGGCTGATGCGCACGAACCACGTGCTCGAGGCGATGGCGTCCGCGGTGCTCGAGCAGAAGGTCACCGGGCTCGAGGCGCGGCGGGCGTGGCGGCAGCTGGTGCTCGCGCACGGCGAGCCCGCGCCGGGTCCCGCGCCGGTCGGCATGCGCGTGCTGCCGTCCCCCGAGCGCTGGCGCCTCATCCCGTCGTGGGAGTGGCACCGCGCGGGCGTCGACCCGAAGCGGTCGCGCACGCTCATCGCCGCGGCGTCCTCGGCGGCCGGCCTCGAGCGGACGCTCGCGCTCGGGCGGGGGAGCGAGGAGATCACGCGGCGGCTGCGGTCGATCCCGGGGGTGGGGATCTGGACGGCGGCCGAGACCACGCAGCGCGCCCACGGGGATCCGGACTCCGTGAGCGTCGGCGACTACCACGTGCACGACACCGTGGGGTGGGCGCTCGTCGGCCACCCGGTCGACGACGACGGCATGCTCGAGCTCCTCGAGCCGTGGCGCGGGCACCGTCAGCGGGTGATGCGCCTCATCGAGGCGAGCGGGTTCCGCAAGCCGCGGTTCGGGCCGCGCATGACGGTGCAGGACCACCGCGGGCACTGA
- a CDS encoding thioredoxin domain-containing protein, giving the protein MARHENDKVRAIREKARIERALDDRRRKRRRLIAQFSVAGGLVVVIAAIAGGVYLLGQSQSASAAGPVQETTAPLSTGDTVRVATEPHGVSVGAADAPVTLDVFEDYSCPHCAQYEAETGPLLDRIAATGQVRIVYHPIQIVTKYGQVAGSAAACVLAEEPDKWPAVHSALFDNHSTITDSWTHADFVTWLTTEGVSSDAARTCVAEGKYSSWITENTSDATAAGVTGTPTLRIQGDIVKTVAGQDLVDALTTAGAQLPDGIAADS; this is encoded by the coding sequence ATGGCCCGGCATGAGAACGACAAGGTACGCGCGATCCGCGAGAAGGCCCGCATCGAGCGCGCCCTCGACGACCGGCGCCGCAAGCGCCGCCGCCTCATCGCGCAGTTCTCCGTCGCCGGCGGCCTCGTCGTCGTGATCGCGGCCATCGCGGGCGGCGTCTACCTCCTCGGCCAGTCGCAGTCGGCGAGCGCCGCGGGCCCCGTGCAGGAGACCACCGCTCCCCTGTCCACGGGCGACACGGTGCGCGTCGCGACCGAGCCGCACGGCGTGAGCGTCGGCGCGGCCGACGCCCCCGTCACGCTCGACGTGTTCGAGGACTACTCGTGCCCCCACTGCGCGCAGTACGAGGCCGAGACCGGCCCGCTACTCGACCGGATCGCCGCCACCGGCCAGGTGCGCATCGTGTACCACCCCATCCAGATCGTCACGAAGTACGGCCAGGTCGCGGGCAGCGCCGCCGCGTGCGTGCTCGCCGAGGAGCCGGACAAGTGGCCCGCCGTGCACTCGGCCCTGTTCGACAACCACTCCACCATCACCGACTCGTGGACCCATGCCGACTTCGTCACCTGGCTGACGACCGAGGGCGTGTCCTCGGACGCCGCGCGCACGTGCGTGGCCGAGGGGAAGTACTCGTCGTGGATCACCGAGAACACCTCGGACGCCACCGCGGCGGGTGTCACGGGCACGCCGACGCTCCGGATCCAGGGCGACATCGTGAAGACGGTCGCCGGCCAGGACCTGGTCGACGCGCTCACGACGGCCGGCGCGCAGCTCCCGGACGGCATCGCCGCCGACAGCTGA